The Elusimicrobiota bacterium DNA window AAGAATTTAAAAGCTCTGGCAGTTCTTGACAGGGCTGATTCGTGCGCAGCCCAGGGCGGTCCGGTATTCAATGATGTTTGTACAGCCATGTACACCCTTCTGGAAAAGAAAATCCCGACACTGAACTACATTTACGGTTTAGGCGGCAGAGATATTGATGAAGCGCAGATAAAAAACATTATCAATGAAACTCTAGAAGCGGCAAAAACAGGTAAAGTAAAGAAATTAATAAATTATTCAGGGGTGAGAATATAATGGTCAATATAAAAGAATTATCACAGATTCCGGAGAGGCTTACAGGCGGGCATCGCCTTTGCGGCGGTTGCGGCGCAACAATTGCGGTCAGGCAGATTTTGATGGGAACAAAAAACCCGGTTGTCGTAGGTTCTGCCACCGGTTGTTTGGAAGTATCAACAACAATTTATCCTTATTCGGCATGGAAGGTGCCTTTTATTCACAACGCTTTTGAAAACTCAGCGTCAAATATGAGCGGTGTTGAAACGGCATACAAAGCGATGAAGAAAAAAGGTAAAATCAAGGAAGATATTAAATTTTTGGCATTCGGCGGTGACGGCGGCACTTACGACATCGGTTTGCAGGCGCTCAGCGGAATGCTTGAAAGAGGCCACAATATACTTTATGTATGCTATAACAATGAAGCTTACATGAATACAAGCGTCCAAAGAAGCGGCGCAACTCCTTATGGCGCTGATACAACAACATCTCCTGCAGGTAAAATCAAAGCCGGTAAAGACCGGATTAGAAAAGACCTTACTTCCATAGTAGCCGCGCATCATGTTCCATACGCAGCTCAGGCAACAATTTCCAACTGGAAAGACCTTGTTACAAAAGCGGAAAAAGCATTTTCAACCGAAGGCCCTACGTTTATTAATGTGCTGGCGCCATGTTTCAGAGGCTGGAGATACCCGGCTGAAAAAACCGTTGAAATGTCAAAGCTTGCCGTCGAAACAGGTTACTGGCCTTTAATTGAAGTTGAAAACGGAGTTTGGAAATTTACATACAAACCGTCAGTAAGAAAACCCATAGCTGATTTTTTAAAGCCGCAGAGAAGGTTCGAGCACCTTTTCCAGGACAAGAACAAACACCTTTTAGATAAAATCCAGGAGCAGGTTGATGAACACTGGGCTTATCTTGAAAGGCTTACGTCCGTTTCCTGTCTCGGAGAAGCGCCAGCTGTATGAAGCTGCTTGCAATTTACGGTAGTCCTAGAAAAGACGGCAATTCAGATATTTTATTGGATGAAGCCTGGAAGGGCGCTGGGATTACCGCAGAAAAAGTTTATATCCGGGATTTAGATATAAAACCCTGTACCGGGTGCAGGTCATGTGATTCGACAGGCAAATGTATAATTTCGGATGACATGGCGCAATTGTATAAAAAAATTGAGGAGGCAGATAGAATAATTCTATCGTCTCCTATTTTTTTCTACGGCTTGCCGGGGAAATTAAAAGGAATGGCGGACCGCGCCCAATGTTACTGGGTGAGAAAATATAAACTTAAATCAGGCCAGCCCAGGGCTGGGAAATTTGACAGAAAGCTTGGTTCATTTATTTGTGTAGGAGCCACCGCAGGCGAAAAATTATTTGACGGGGTAAAACTCACGGTCAAATATTTTTATGATGTTTTCAATATAGAGTATTTTTCAGAGCTTTTAGTAAGAAAAGTAGACAACAAAGGGGATATTTTAGCTACCAATTCCCCGAAAGAAGCGCAAGAGCTTGGCAGAAAACTTTGTGAACCCGTCCATCCTTCCCATTCCTAACTGGCTATAAATTTCAGAAGAGTTGGGCGAATCTTTTGTCCAGGCAGTGCATCTAAATGAATGAAGATAAATTAGAAAAAAATACAGGCCAAAACGTAACAAGCCTTCAATTAGCTTCATCAGATGAAGAACTGGTTGAAAAGGCGCAAAATGGCGATAAACTTGCTTTTGAACAGCTTGTTATCAGGTATGAAAATAAGATTTATAATCTGATACTTCATTTGACGGGCAACCGTACTGTCGCAAAAGATATTTTACAGGAAACCTTTATCCAAGTATACCGTTCTTTGAAGAATTTTAAGAGTAAATCAAAATTTTCAACCTGGCTTTATAAAATAACCGTGAATTACTGTTTGATGCATAGAAGAAAGAAAAAGATGACAGTTTCGCTTGACGACTATTTAA harbors:
- a CDS encoding pyruvate ferredoxin oxidoreductase (catalyzes the formation of acetyl-CoA from pyruvate and coenzyme A) — its product is MMVNIKELSQIPERLTGGHRLCGGCGATIAVRQILMGTKNPVVVGSATGCLEVSTTIYPYSAWKVPFIHNAFENSASNMSGVETAYKAMKKKGKIKEDIKFLAFGGDGGTYDIGLQALSGMLERGHNILYVCYNNEAYMNTSVQRSGATPYGADTTTSPAGKIKAGKDRIRKDLTSIVAAHHVPYAAQATISNWKDLVTKAEKAFSTEGPTFINVLAPCFRGWRYPAEKTVEMSKLAVETGYWPLIEVENGVWKFTYKPSVRKPIADFLKPQRRFEHLFQDKNKHLLDKIQEQVDEHWAYLERLTSVSCLGEAPAV
- a CDS encoding sigma-70 family RNA polymerase sigma factor, with translation MNEDKLEKNTGQNVTSLQLASSDEELVEKAQNGDKLAFEQLVIRYENKIYNLILHLTGNRTVAKDILQETFIQVYRSLKNFKSKSKFSTWLYKITVNYCLMHRRKKKMTVSLDDYLKTDKDEMPSQIADWADIHTLTKTVSLCRSIEVEEVSEEVHEEFWQIIRIEIRK
- a CDS encoding flavodoxin family protein, translated to MKLLAIYGSPRKDGNSDILLDEAWKGAGITAEKVYIRDLDIKPCTGCRSCDSTGKCIISDDMAQLYKKIEEADRIILSSPIFFYGLPGKLKGMADRAQCYWVRKYKLKSGQPRAGKFDRKLGSFICVGATAGEKLFDGVKLTVKYFYDVFNIEYFSELLVRKVDNKGDILATNSPKEAQELGRKLCEPVHPSHS